In the Solanum pennellii chromosome 5, SPENNV200 genome, one interval contains:
- the LOC107020765 gene encoding uncharacterized protein LOC107020765, with amino-acid sequence MRAFQQILTKFSQKPVGKYFNFVKPFSTGNDWSANFGGTGSTEDLGWDEGSNSWSTGLTKEHFDGEVVGRQMGTEPNARSAPSFGSARWTDEEMDIVKELHAENRKGKAFVDGWDERMKDMSVLMKQVMEPGARGSYLKDSEKTEMYKKHKENPELYTVERLAKDYRIMRQRVHAILWLKELEEEEEKKLGRPLDDSVELLLDTCPEFFNSHDREFHVATLPYKPDFKVMPEGWDGTTRDPDEVHYEISMKEDEMLYQEFVQRMNFNKMKMAKKVKCHKYSRRRPPNGWNFTVEMLGSRGKRGNGGGWKFVSQPDGSSRPLDEFEKMFVKRETPRRRKKILP; translated from the exons ATGCGAGCTTTTCAACAAATCTTAACAAAATTCTCGCAAAAACCAGTTGGTAAATACTTCAATTTTGTGAAGCCATTTTCTACTGGAAATGATTGGAGTGCAAATTTCGGTGGCACTGGTTCTACGGAAGATTTGGGTTGGGATGAGGGTTCAAATTCATGGTCTACTGGGTTAACCAAGGAGCATTTTGATGGAGAAGTTGTGGGTCGACAAATGGGTACGGAACCCAATGCACGATCTGCACCCTCGTTTGGTTCAGCTAGATGGACTGATGAAGAAATGGATATAGTTAAGGAGCTTCATGCTGAGAATCGAAAAGGGAAAGCTTTTGTTGATGGATGGGATGAGAGGATGAAGGATATGAGCGTTTTGATGAAGCAG GTAATGGAGCCAGGTGCAAGGGGGTCTTATTTGAAGGATTCAGAGAAGACAGAAATGTACAAGAAGCACAAGGAGAATCCAGAGTTGTATACAGTTGAGCGCCTAGCAAAAGATTACAGAATCATGAGGCAGAGGGTTCATGCAATTCTATGGCTGAAGGAACTTGAGGAGGAGGAAGAGAAGAAGCTTGGGCGTCCATTGGATGACTCGGTTGAGCTCTTGCTTGATACATGCCCAGA ATTTTTCAATTCTCATGACAGGGAATTCCATGTTGCAACTCTTCCTTATAAACCCGACTTCAAGGTCATGCCCGAGGGTTGGGATGGGACTACTAGGGATCCTGATGAGGTGCACTATGAAATATCAATGAAGGAAGATGAGATGCTGTATCAAGAGTTTGTCCAAAGGATGAACTTTAACAAGATGAAG ATGGCGAAGAAAGTGAAATGCCACAAGTATAGCCGCAGGCGCCCTCCAAATGGCTGGAATTTCACTGTTGAGATGCTAGGATCTCGTGGCAAGCGTGGGAATGGTGGTGGCTGGAAGTTTGTTAGTCAACCTGATGGTTCCAGTCGACCCCTTGACGAGTTTGAGAAGATGTTTGTCAAGAGAGAAACCCCACGTCGAAGGAAAAAAATTCTCCCTTGA
- the LOC107018683 gene encoding carnosine N-methyltransferase-like isoform X2, translating into MSEIETADELQRREFEEALEVKSLRRIISAYLNYPEAAEEDVKRWERSLTKLPPHHKALLSHLPAKFQKLRWCITENSYFIFEMLKMFEPPLDMSQDVDIREDQHLDDVSGSHHFSRSRNLCLCESTSTSGGVDCHCLAEPSSKETCNGKYPSPFNKEQEVDDCKSPPDQDTLYASACCNGKVSSSPPEWLDPSLQLHVPLVDVDKVRCIIRNIVRDWANEGQKERDQCYRPILEELERLFPNRSNENPPACLVPGAGLGRLALEISCLGFASQGNEFSYYMMICSSFILNHTQAAGEWTIFPWIHSNCNSVSDNDQLRPVSVPDIHPASAGITEGFSMCGGDFVEVYSDPSQAGVWDAVVTCFFLDTAHNIVEYVEIISKVLKDGGVWINLGPLLYHFADMYSPEDEMSIDLSLEDVKRVALHYGFIFEKESTIETTYTTNLRSMMQNRYYAAFWTMRKKTKVTL; encoded by the exons ATGTCGGAAATCGAAACGGCCGACGAACTTCAGCGCAGGGAGTTTGAAGAAGCTCTAGAAGTTAAATCCCTCCGTCGTATCATCAGCGCCTACCTCAA TTATCCTGAAGCTGCAGAGGAGGATGTGAAAAGATGGGAAAGGTCTCTTACAAAACTACCGCCGCATCATAAG GCCCTATTGTCTCACCTTCCGGCGAAGTTTCAGAAACTTAGATG GTGCATCACTgaaaattcatatttcatatttgagatGCTAAAG ATGTTTGAGCCCCCTCTTGATATGAGTCAGGATGTTGATATTCGTGAAGACCAACATCTGGATGATGTGTCAGGTAGTCATCACTTTTCTAGATCAAGGAACCTTTGCTTATGTGAGTCAACGTCAACTAGTGGTGGAGTAGATTGCCACTGCTTGGCTGAACCGAGCTCTAAAGAGACCTGCAATGGGAAGTACCCGTCACCATTTAATAAG GAGCAAGAGGTTGATGATTGTAAGAGCCCTCCAGACCAGGACACGTTATATGCTTCTGCTTGTTGCAATGGAAAG GTATCCTCATCACCTCCGGAATGGTTGGACCCATCTTTGCAGCTGCATGTTCCACTGGTTGATGTAGAtaag GTTCGTTGTATCATCAGAAACATTGTAAGAGATTGGGCCAACGAG GGTCAAAAAGAACGTGATCAGTGTTATAGGCCCATTCTGGAAGAGCTTGAACGCCTATTTCCTAATCGATCTAATGAAAA TCCTCCAGCCTGTTTGGTTCCTGGTGCTGGACTTGGAAGACTTGCACTAGAAATTTCATGTCTTG GTTTTGCTAGCCAAGGAAACGAATTTTCATACTACATGATGATCTGCTCCAGTTTTATTCTTAATCA TACTCAAGCTGCTGGTGAATGGACAATCTTTCCGTGGATACACAGCAATTGCAATTCGGTGTCAGACAATGATCAGCTTCGTCCCGTCTCTGTTCCAGATATTCATCCGGCTAG TGCAGGTATTACTGAAGGCTTTTCCATGTGTGGTGGTGATTTTGTTGAGGTTTATAGTGATCCAAGCCAAGCAG GCGTTTGGGATGCAGTTGTCACTTGTTTCTTCCTAGACACTGCCCATAACATTGTGGAGTATGTTGAGATTATCTCAAAAGTCCTCAAAGATGGTGGA GTCTGGATAAACCTGGGGCCCTTGTTGTATCATTTTGCAGATATGTATAGTCCAGAAGAT GAAATGTCTATTGATCTGAGCTTGGAGGATGTGAAAAGGGTCGCTCTTCATTATGGATTTATATTTGAG AAAGAATCAACTATTGAGACAACATATACTACAAATCTTAGGTCAATGATGCAA AATCGATATTATGCTGCCTTCTGGACAATGCGTAAGAAAACAAAGGTGACTTTGTAG
- the LOC107018683 gene encoding carnosine N-methyltransferase-like isoform X1, with the protein MSEIETADELQRREFEEALEVKSLRRIISAYLNYPEAAEEDVKRWERSLTKLPPHHKALLSHLPAKFQKLRWCITENSYFIFEMLKMFEPPLDMSQDVDIREDQHLDDVSGSHHFSRSRNLCLCESTSTSGGVDCHCLAEPSSKETCNGKYPSPFNKEQEVDDCKSPPDQDTLYASACCNGKVSSSPPEWLDPSLQLHVPLVDVDKVRCIIRNIVRDWANEGQKERDQCYRPILEELERLFPNRSNENPPACLVPGAGLGRLALEISCLGFASQGNEFSYYMMICSSFILNHTQAAGEWTIFPWIHSNCNSVSDNDQLRPVSVPDIHPASAGITEGFSMCGGDFVEVYSDPSQAGVWDAVVTCFFLDTAHNIVEYVEIISKVLKDGGVWINLGPLLYHFADMYSPEDEMSIDLSLEDVKRVALHYGFIFEVSSDSSDCCHGLHHIFVRIECFIFLCRKNQLLRQHILQILGQ; encoded by the exons ATGTCGGAAATCGAAACGGCCGACGAACTTCAGCGCAGGGAGTTTGAAGAAGCTCTAGAAGTTAAATCCCTCCGTCGTATCATCAGCGCCTACCTCAA TTATCCTGAAGCTGCAGAGGAGGATGTGAAAAGATGGGAAAGGTCTCTTACAAAACTACCGCCGCATCATAAG GCCCTATTGTCTCACCTTCCGGCGAAGTTTCAGAAACTTAGATG GTGCATCACTgaaaattcatatttcatatttgagatGCTAAAG ATGTTTGAGCCCCCTCTTGATATGAGTCAGGATGTTGATATTCGTGAAGACCAACATCTGGATGATGTGTCAGGTAGTCATCACTTTTCTAGATCAAGGAACCTTTGCTTATGTGAGTCAACGTCAACTAGTGGTGGAGTAGATTGCCACTGCTTGGCTGAACCGAGCTCTAAAGAGACCTGCAATGGGAAGTACCCGTCACCATTTAATAAG GAGCAAGAGGTTGATGATTGTAAGAGCCCTCCAGACCAGGACACGTTATATGCTTCTGCTTGTTGCAATGGAAAG GTATCCTCATCACCTCCGGAATGGTTGGACCCATCTTTGCAGCTGCATGTTCCACTGGTTGATGTAGAtaag GTTCGTTGTATCATCAGAAACATTGTAAGAGATTGGGCCAACGAG GGTCAAAAAGAACGTGATCAGTGTTATAGGCCCATTCTGGAAGAGCTTGAACGCCTATTTCCTAATCGATCTAATGAAAA TCCTCCAGCCTGTTTGGTTCCTGGTGCTGGACTTGGAAGACTTGCACTAGAAATTTCATGTCTTG GTTTTGCTAGCCAAGGAAACGAATTTTCATACTACATGATGATCTGCTCCAGTTTTATTCTTAATCA TACTCAAGCTGCTGGTGAATGGACAATCTTTCCGTGGATACACAGCAATTGCAATTCGGTGTCAGACAATGATCAGCTTCGTCCCGTCTCTGTTCCAGATATTCATCCGGCTAG TGCAGGTATTACTGAAGGCTTTTCCATGTGTGGTGGTGATTTTGTTGAGGTTTATAGTGATCCAAGCCAAGCAG GCGTTTGGGATGCAGTTGTCACTTGTTTCTTCCTAGACACTGCCCATAACATTGTGGAGTATGTTGAGATTATCTCAAAAGTCCTCAAAGATGGTGGA GTCTGGATAAACCTGGGGCCCTTGTTGTATCATTTTGCAGATATGTATAGTCCAGAAGAT GAAATGTCTATTGATCTGAGCTTGGAGGATGTGAAAAGGGTCGCTCTTCATTATGGATTTATATTTGAGGTATCCTCAGATTCGTCTGATTGTTGTCATGGCTTGCACCATATATTTGTTAGAATTGAGTGCTTCATTTTCTTATGCAGAAAGAATCAACTATTGAGACAACATATACTACAAATCTTAGGTCAATGA
- the LOC107020571 gene encoding 2-oxoisovalerate dehydrogenase subunit alpha 2, mitochondrial-like has translation MALLLSKSRKLICLKPKIGFLSSVYHNHTLISPNLRTPFRILGLNQPHFAYFRFGSTKAQTQLNPMHSIDNDSQVLDFPGGEVKFTSHLNFIPETREERVHCYRVLDDDGYPITNDFAQIEKEVALKIYTDMVTLQTMDTIFYEAQRQGRISFYLTTVGEEAINIASAAALKTDDFIFPQYRESGVLLWRGFTIQEFANQLFGNKNDYGKGRQMPIHYGSNKHNYITVASTVATQLPHAVGAAYALKMDAKNACTIVYFGDGGSSTGDFHAALNFAAVLDAPVIFFCRNNGFAISTPVSDQFRSDGVVTKGQGYGIRSIRVDGNDALAVFTAVHEARKMAVNERKPILVEALTYRAGHHSTSDDSTKYRPAKEIEWWRRERDPVSRFKKWIEREGWLNPQVESDLRSNIRKQVLQAIQVAEKQEKPPIKDIFTDVYDVSPANLQEQEVSIRETVRKHPQDYPTDVPV, from the exons ATGGCTTTATTGTtgtcaaaatcaagaaaattgatCTGTTTGAAACCCAAGATTGGATTTTTATCATCTGTTTATCATAATCATACACTTATATCACCAAATCTGAGAACCCCATTTCGAATTCTTGGTTTAAATCAACCTCATTTTGCATATTTCCGTTTTGGATCAACCAAAGCTCAAACACAGTTAAATCCCATGCACAGCATTGATAATGATTCCCAG GTCCTCGATTTCCCTGGAGGCGAGGTCAAATTCACCTCACATTTGAACTTTATTCCTGAAACAAGGGAGGAGAGAGTACACTGTTACCGGGTCCTTGACGATGATGGTTACCCAATCACTAACGATTTTGCACAG ATTGAAAAGGAAGTTGCGTTGAAAATATATACTGATATGGTCACACTTCAAACAATGGATACAATCTTTTATGAAGCACAAAGACAAGGACGGATATCTTTCTATCTTACCACAGTTGGAGAAGAAGCTATCAACATTGCATCAGCTGCTGCACTTAAGACCGACGATTTCATCTTTCCACAG TATAGGGAGTCTGGAGTTCTATTATGGAGAGGGTTTACCATTCAAGAATTTGCCAATCAGTTGTTTGGAAACAAAAACGATTATGGAAAAGGCAGGCAGATGCCTATCCATTATGGATCTAATAAGCACAATTATATTACTGTTGCATCAACAGTAGC TACTCAGCTTCCACATGCTGTTGGTGCTGCCTATGCTCTAAAGATGGACGCGAAAAATGCATGTACAATTGTATATTTTGGAGATGGAGGATCTAGTACG GGAGATTTTCATGCTGCTCTGAACTTTGCCGCGGTGTTAGATGCACCCGTTATCTTTTTCTGCCGGAACAATGGGTTTGCGATAAGCACACCTGTTAGTGACCAGTTTCGAA GTGATGGTGTTGTTACCAAAGGACAGGGCTATGGAATTCGTAGTATTCGTGTGGATGGTAATGATGCTCTTGCTGTTTTCACTGCTGTCCACGAGGCACGAAAAATGGCTGTTAATGAACGTAAACCTATTCTAGTTGAG GCTCTTACTTATAGAGCAGGACATCATTCGACCTCAGATGACTCAACCAAATATCGTCCAGCTAAAGAAATCGAATGGTGGAGAAGAGAAAGAGACCCTGTAAGCAGATTTAAGAAATGGATTGAAAGAGAAGGCTGGTTGAACCCTCAGGTTGAATCCGACCTTCGCAGTAATATCAGAAAGCAG GTATTGCAAGCCATTCAAGTTGCAGAAAAACAAGAGAAGCCCCCAATTAAGGATATATTTACAGATGTATATGATGTTTCTCCAGCCAACCTCCAAGAACAAGAAGTATCTATTCGTGAAACAGTCCGAAAACACCCACAGGATTATCCTACTGATGTTCCTGTCTAG
- the LOC107019792 gene encoding U-box domain-containing protein 26-like, whose protein sequence is MKEPEIGIPILFRCPISLDLFKDPVTLCTGQTYDRSSIEKWLSCGNLTCPVTMQKLHDSTIVPNTTLRHLIDRWLQINSSHGYDLDYFQTVDDSFVVLKHNLQSKESTLESKVEALDKVLALSKDLPFENCPLIQLDFFQMILELALKDADERSSFEENVMFVEKALVCGLKLLPFSDLGTLNMLKQDETKFTVLFKKGSFMIKRSLCHYIVAISSSLQLKELLVMLGKSKILVQELVHLIENKLDGYEESIKALSALSSVEQNREVIAKENAVKALITYIVNAPKCEYRSLFGLVMAMKTIETLLVAESAKEDVLDHPNGVSEIVKMVFRVSSDNEASESAMNCLIILCQDFINAREEAICCGILTKLLLLLQSQCSERTKNKARMLLKLLRSMCNGDTK, encoded by the coding sequence ATGAAGGAGCCTGAAATTGGAATTCCCATCTTGTTTAGGTGTCCAATAAGTTTAGATTTGTTTAAAGATCCAGTTACTTTATGCACAGGCCAAACATATGATAGATCCAGTATTGAGAAATGGTTATCTTGTGGGAATTTAACTTGTCCTGTTACAATGCAAAAGCTTCATGACTCTACTATTGTACCAAACACCACTCTTCGCCATTTGATCGATCGATGGCTTCAAATAAACTCTAGTCatggttatgatcttgattacTTTCAAACAGTTGATGATTCATTTGTTGTTCTTAAACACAATCTTCAGTCAAAGGAGTCTACATTGGAATCAAAAGTTGAAGCATTAGATAAAGTTCTTGCTTTATCGAAAGATCTGCCTTTCGAAAACTGTCCCCTGATTCAACTAGATTTCTTCCAAATGATTCTTGAATTAGCCTTGAAAGATGCAGATGAAAGATCAAGTTTTGAAGAAAATGTCATGTTTGTGGAGAAAGCATTAGTTTGTGGATTGAAGTTGTTGCCATTTAGTGACTTGGGAACACTCAACATGCTTAAACAAGATGAAACAAAGTTTACAGTTCTGTTCAAGAAAGGGAGTTTTATGATCAAGAGAAGCTTGTGTCATTACATAGTGGCAATTTCATCATCTTTGCAATTAAAGGAACTTTTAGTTATGTTAGGTAAATCCAAGATTCTTGTTCAAGAACTTGTTCATCTTATTGAGAACAAACTAGATGGTTATGAAGAATCAATCAAAGCACTTTCAGCATTATCTTCTGTTGAACAGAATCGCGAAGTAATAGCAAAAGAAAATGCAGTTAAGGCATTGATAACATATATTGTGAATGCTCCAAAGTGTGAATATAGAAGCTTGTTTGGACTTGTTATGGCAATGAAAACAATTGAGACATTGCTAGTTGCAGAAAGTGCAAAAGAGGATGTTTTGGATCATCCAAATGGTGTTAGTGAAATTGTGAAGATGGTATTTAGAGTTTCATCAGATAATGAAGCAAGTGAAAGTGCAATGAATTGTTTAATCATTTTGTGTCAAGATTTCATAAATGCTAGGGAAGAAGCTATTTGTTGTGGaattttgactaagttgttgTTACTACTTCAAAGCCAATGTAGTGAAAGGACCAAAAATAAGGCTAGAATGTTGCTCAAATTGTTGAGATCCATGTGCAATGGGGATACAAAATGA
- the LOC107020572 gene encoding SAL1 phosphatase-like, with translation MEMATFTGLSSRRINSLTQKTLPLLTKNTKTHFPFSLCLTLSASKSTLRAVAMSYDKELDAAKNAASLAARLCQKVQKALLQADVQSKSDKSPVTVADYGSQAVVSVVLQKELCSASFSLVAEEDSGDLRNEEGKSTLQRIMKLVNETLASDGTYGTAPLSEEDVLAAIDSGRSEGGPSGQHWVLDPIDGTKGFLRGDQYAIALGLLDEGKVVLGVLACPNLPLSSLASHNLQDDQDKVGCLFYAQVGSGTYMQSLYGSKPIKVHVTDLDNPEEASFFESFEAAHSLHDLSSLIAKKLGVKAPPVRIDSQAKYGALSRGDGAIYLRFPHKGYREKIWDHAAGYLVVAEAGGVVSDAAGNPLDFSKGRYLDLHEGIIVTNQKLMPALLKAVQESLNEKASSL, from the exons ATGGAAATGGCTACTTTCACGGGATTATCATCTAGGCGTATAAATTCCTTGACACAAAAAACTCTGCCATTGTtgacaaaaaatacaaaaacccattTCCCCTTTTCACTTTGTCTCACTCTAAGTGCATCTAAATCAACCTTAAGAGCTGTTGCAATGTCGTATGATAAAGAACTTGATGCTGCCAAGAATGCTGCTTCTCTTGCTGCTCGCCTTTGTCAA AAAGTCCAAAAAGCACTGTTGCAAGCAGATGTTCAATCAAAGTCTGACAAATCTCCTGTGACGGTGGCTGATTATG GCTCACAGGCCGTGGTTAGCGTTGTTTTGCAGAAAGAGTTGTGTTCTGCTTCATTTTCATTAGTGGCTGAGGAG GACTCTGGAGACCTTCGTAATGAAGAGGGAAAATCAACATTACAGCGTATCATGAAGCTTGTCAATGAAACACTTGCTAGTGATGGAACATATGGTACTGCCCCATTATCTGAAGAAGATGTCCTTGCTGCCATTGATAGTGGTAGATCTGAAGGGGGTCCTTCTGGTCAGCACTGGGTGTTGGATCCTATTGATGGTACTAAAGG GTTTCTAAGGGGAGACCAATATGCAATTGCATTGGGATTGCTAGATGAAGGGAAGGTGGTTTTGGGCGTCTTAGCCTGTCCAAATCTTCCATTATCTTCTCTTGCCTCCCACAATCTACAGGATGATCAAGACAAAGTTGGTTGCCTTTTTTATGCCCAAGTTGGTTCTGGAACTTATATGCAGTCTCTTTATGGCTCTAAACCAATAAAG GTGCATGTAACTGATTTAGACAACCCTGAAGAGGCATCATTTTTTGAATCTTTTGAAGCAGCACATTCTTTGCATGACCTATCTAGTTTGATAGCAAAG AAACTTGGTGTAAAAGCCCCCCCAGTTCGAATAGACAGCCAAGCAAAGTATGGTGCTTTGTCCCGTGGAGATGGAGCAATATATCTGCGGTTTCCTCATAAAGGCTACCGCGAGAAGATATGGGATCATGCTGCGGGATATCTTGTTGTTGCAG AAGCTGGAGGTGTTGTCTCAGATGCTGCAGGAAACCCTTTGGACTTCTCCAAGGGAAGATACCTTGATTTACACGAAGGCATAATCGTTACCAATCAAAAGCTGATGCCTGCTCTCCTCAAGGCTGTTCAAGAATCTTTGAATGAGAAAGCTTCATCCTTGTGA